The genomic DNA CCAGAATCACAGCAAACTCCTCCGGCTCAACGGCAAACTGAAAGCGAATTTGCTCGGCGATTGGTTCAGAAATAATGGTTTGCTCAGCGTAGCTCTTTCCGTTTTGAACCAGAGAAACCAGCTTGAGATCGCGATCGCACAAGCCATCTTTCTGGCTCTCCAGCTCAGCAAGTTGGGTTTGAAAGGCAGGGTAATCTGACTTTGGAGTAAAGATTAGCAGAGCGCGATAGTGCCATTGATAGTTATCAAGATGGAAAGCGGTTTTCGACTGACCCCCGGCTTGCATATTCAATTGCATATTCATCTAATCAACCCCGTTTTTTATCCACTGATCTTATAGTTTCAACTTAGGTTAAAAACTGAGTTTCAGGCTCTATCAGCGGGCACATCAGCAGGTAGATTTCTGTCTTAGAAGTTCAAATTTCAGTTATTCAATTATCGCTGAGGACAGCAAAAGCCAATCAAAGATAATGGCTTCACCAAAGAATTTCTGCTGTGTTTTTCGTCCAATTACCGCAATTAGTTCGCAGGAACAAATGAGCCATGAAAGGCAACCTTCGATAGAGGTTCTTCTGGCGATCGTCGTTTAGCGTGAAACGATTAAGTACCTACTGTAAATTTGAGGCATAAACAATGGACTTTAAATACCGATGGAAGAATGGTACACCCCCAACGCGAGATCAGGCAGCATCCAGCGATAGCCTTTTGGACGAAAGCCAGTTCACCAATGAAAAAGATCGGCAAATAGCAGAAGAAATGGCAAGAAAACAATTAGATGTGCCAACTCGAATTCCCGACGAAGATCGTCCTACCCTTCCCCACGCTGACTCCCATTCAGTAGAGGGCGAAGAGATTCTATAGCTCGTAGCGATCGCTGTAGATTCAGCGATTTATTCAACAAAGGAATAAAGAAACAATACTGCGGATTACAGGAGGCAGCGCAATTGGCGTAAAATTGTCGTCTGGGATTTGCAATTCTTTAACCTTCATGCACTCTGATTATTTAGAACGGATTCTTACGGCTCGTGTCTACGATGTGGCTCAGGAAACGCCTCTGGAAGATGCGTCAAACCTGTCCCGCCGCCTGAACAATCGGCTGCTGCTGAAGCGCGAGGATATGCAGTCCGTGTTTTCGTTTAAGCTGCGCGGCGCATACAACAAGATGGCAAAGCTGCCGCCCGATCTGCTGGCTCAGGGGGTCATTGCGGCATCGGCAGGGAATCACGCGCAGGGTGTGGCGCTGGGAGCAAAGCGTCTGGGAACTCGTGCCATTATTGTCATGCCTGTTACTACGCCACAAGTCAAAATCGACGCTGTAAAAGCACGGGGTGGCGAAGTTGTGCTGCACGGCGATACCTATGACGATGCCTACGCCTATGCCCGCGAGCTTGAAGCTGAGAAAGGCTTGACCTTTATCCACCCCTTCGACGATCCGGATGTGATTGCCGGACAGGGGACGATCGGCATGGAAATTTTGCGCCAGTGTCAGCAGCCCATTCATGCCATTTTTGTGGCGATCGGTGGGGGTGGTTTAATCTCCGGCATCGCGGCTTATGTGAAGCGGCTCCATCCGGAAATCAAGATTATCGGCGTGGAACCCGTGGATGCAGACGCAATGTCCCAATCCCTTAAGAGCGGAGAGCGCATCCGTTTGCCCCAGGTGGGTCTGTTTGCCGACGGAGTAGCGGTGCGACAGGTGGGAGAAGAAACCTTCCGGCTCTGCCAGCAGTACATTGATGAAATTATCCTGGTCGACACAGACGATACCTGCGCTGCCATCAAAGATGTGTTTGAGGATACCCGATCCATCCTGGAGCCTGCCGGGGCGTTAGCCATTGCTGCGGCTAAGACCTACGTGGAGCGGGAAGGCATTGAGAACCAAACCCTGATTGCCGTTGCCTGTGGCGCAAACATGAACTTCGATCGCCTGCGGTTTGTAGCAGAACGAGCAGAGCTGGGCGAACGACGGGAAGCCATTTTTGCCGTCACCATTCCCGAGGAACGGGGCAGCCTGCGGAAGTTCTGTGAGTGTATGGGCAAGCGGAACCTCACCGAGTTTAACTACCGGATTGCGGACGATCGGGAGGCGCATATCTTCGTCGGCGTGCAGATCGAGAACCGGGCAGACGGAGCAAGAATGGTGCAGACCTTTGAGAACTGCGGCTTCAAAACCCTGGATTTGACGGACAACGAACTGGCGAAACTGCATCTGCGGCACATGGTAGGCGGGCGATCGCCTTTGGCAGAAAACGAGCTGCTCTACCGCTTCGAGTTTCCCGAACGTCCGGGAGCGCTGATGAAATTTGTAACGTCCATGAGTCCGAACTGGAACATCAGTCTGTTCCACTATCGCAACCACGGCTCCGACTGCGGCAGAATCGTTGTGGGAATGCAGGTCCCCCCCCACGAGATGAACGAATGGGAGGCGTTTCTGGAGACGCTGGGCTATCGCTACTGGGATGAAAATCAAAACCCGGCGTACACGCTGTTTCTAGGGTAGAAGCCTTGCCTACCGTAGCCCCGAATTCTCGATCGAATGCTCCGGCGGGGGAACTTCCTGTCCGACCAGCTCTGGATAGGAAGGCGCAAGGGGAAGGGATTTCATGTCATTGTCAATGTCATTGTCATTGGTGGCAATATGCCCCAAATAGTGTGCACCCGCCTCAATGTCTAGGGAATGGGCAGTGACATCGCCCTCCAATCGAGCTGTGCGGGTGAGGGTCAGCCGTCCTTCGGCAACCACTCTGGATTTCACCACGCCCTGTACCACAATATTATTTGCCCGTAGCTCCGGACCTTCGACCAGACCGGACTGGGAAATTTCCATATCGCCCCGCACTTCCACCGTGCCGTGGATAATGCCGTCTACTCGTAAATTGCCTTCCACGTGGAGCGTTCCCTGGATTTCTGTGGTGGCGCTGATGTAGGTGAGAGCGGGGGTCTGACTGCGCTTAAACATCTATTCAATCCAGATTCAATCCACAATGCGATCGAAAAACCCTGCAAACTAAGCTAACTAAGCTGTCCTGGGCATTGCCTTCCTGAGTGTAGTGCAGGTATCAGGCGATCGACCCCGACCTGTTACGCAGGTTAATAATAGCTTCATACAAAAAAATCCCCCAATTTGGGGGATCGATTGAGCCTAACCGTGAGAGATGCTTATGGCATCAGGAGAATAGAATTTAGCCACCGACTTTTAGCCGTTAATGGCAGGTGCGGTGAGGGCAACCGGAGTCTCTGCGCCCGCAGCCAGATCAAGGGGGAAGTTGTGAGCATTACGCTCGTGCATCACTTCCATACCCAGGTTGGCGCGGTTCAACAGGTCTGCCCAGGTGTTCACTACACGACCTTGAGAATCCAGGATGCTCTGGTTGAAGTTGAACCCGTTCAGGTTGAACGCCATCGTGCTGATTCCCAAAGCCGTGAACCAGATGCCTACAACGGGCCACGCACCCAGGAAGAAGTGCAGAGAGCGGCTGTTGTTGAACGAAGCGTATTGGAAGATCAACCGACCGAAGTAGCCGTGAGCTGCCACGATGTTGTAGGTTTCTTCCTCTTGTCCAAACTTGTAGCCGTAGTTCTGCGACTCGTTCTCAGAGGTTTCCCGCACCAAAGAGGAGGTTACGAGCGAACCGTGCATTGCGGAGAACAGCGAACCGCCAAAGACGGCTGCTACGCCCAGCATGTGGAAGGGGTGCATCAGGATGTTGTGCTCTGCCTGAAACACGAACATGAAGTTGAACGTGCCAGAGATACCCAGGGGCATCCCATCCGAGAACGACCCCTGTCCGATCGGGTAGATCAGGAACACAGCCGTTGCCGATGCCAGGGGCGCAGAGTAAGCCACGCAGATCCAGGGGCGCATACCGAGACGGTAGGAAAGCTCCCACTGACGACCCAGGTAGCAGAAGCAGCCAATCAGGAAGTGGAACACAACCAGCTGGTAGGGACCGCCGTTGTACAGCCACTCATCCATCGAAGCGGCTTCCCAGATGGGGTAGAAGTGCAGACCGATCGCATTCGACGAGGGAATAACCGCGCCCGTAATGATGTTGTTTCCGTAGAGCAGCGAACCTGCCACAGGCTCACGAATACCATCAATGTCCACGGGAGGAGCAGCGATGAAAGCAATGATGTAACAGATGGTTGCCGAAAGCAGCGTCGGGATCATAATTACGCCGAACCAGCCGATATAAACCCGGTTGTCGGTAGACGTAATCCAATCGCAGAAACGCTCCCACAGACCAGCGCTATCGCGCTTCTGAAGAGTAGTTGTCATGATTGCTATGGTTTAGAGAATGATGAGATTGAAAAATGTATGAGCAAGGTTGACCTTGTTTGTCATTACTTGCTTGTCATTCATAGTAGGGGGAGTTGCAAAATTTGCCAAGAATAGTGATTCTTTGCAACAGTATTTTATGTACCGATGTAAAGATTAAATTGAGCAGTTAATCAATTAATATTTCGATTTATTTACACTTTAAGCTCAGTACAGAATCGCAGAATTCCTTCCTAATTCCATTGAACTCAAAGCAATCCAGAAGTCCGAGCTGGGTAGTGCAGTTTCATCAGATTAGCCCCGATCGATTACCTCTGATTTCAATTCATTCTGGAAAACAAAAGAATTACTCTATATTTCAGTCACCTTTTTTAACAATAATTTACCCAAGTTTTACCAGTTGATTGCAATCCGTTTTCAGGCGAAAGTCGATCGATTCTATTCGACCGTCTAAAACTTCCACCAAACTATCAAGAATTGCGGCGAGTCCTAACGTTCGTTAACGCGCTTTCATAAACTCCAGTTCGGCAAGAGCTTTTCGCAGCAAACCAATCACGATCGCCGGAGTCTCCAGGTGCGGCAACACTCCTGCATCTGAAATTGTCCAAAACTCGCGCACTGCCTGAGAATTAAGAGCCGCCAATCGCTTACCGAAAGCCGGGCTGCCAAAACGAGACTTTTCTCCCCAAACGAAAATGGTAGGAACAGTCAATTGGCGCATATACAGGGACAGATCGAAGCACAAATCTCCCCGCAGGGACGCCAAAGCCGAGTATTCCCCGTTGAGCTGCTGCGCCGAAGCCAGATATGCTTCTACCATTTCCTGCGTGACGCGCGATCGATCGGCAAACAGAAAATTCTCCAGAAAATTCCGCACCGCAAATTCATTGGCAGCTCCCGCACTGTAGAGCAAGCGATCGATTCCCGGAATGCCTGCAATCTTCGCCGGAAGTCCGTTGCCGTAGTTGGAGTCGAAATCGGCATAGCCTGCGGGGGAGACTAGAAACAGCGATCGAATCAGGTCTGGACGCTGAATTGCCAGCCGAATCATCAGCCCCCCCGTCAGCGACGCAGAGACGATCGTGGCAGGTTCGCCAATTTTTTCCAATAGCTCCGTCACCATTTGAAAGTAATCTTCCGGCTGATAGTCCCGCACCGGATGGGTCGATCGTCCCCAACCAACCAGGTCAGGTGCAATCACGCGATAGTCGGGCGCAAAAGCTGGATACACCTTTGACCACTCATATGCCGATGACCCGCCCCCCAGACTGTGCAAAAATACCAGCGGCGGTAAATCTTCCCCCACTTCGGGATGTCCGCGCCAGGGACGCTCCGTCGGCGTGTAGTAAACCATCACACCCAGGGAGGTGGTGATAATGTGCTGGGTAAATCCGGGGGGTTGGAACTGGGGCATTGGCTTTGAGCGTGAACGCTGGCAATCAACGGAATCTTAAGCTGAATCTTAAATAGACAGAATTACCCCAAAAAGAGGGGAAACGACCTCAGCATAGCGAATTTCGCGAAGGGCGGTCGCTCCTTCCTAAGGCATCCATTCCAGCCCAATCCCCACCCGACTATCCTTGCGCTGCGGAGCGTTCTGCTGCTGGACATCGGCGGAGAGGCGCAAATTTGGCGTGACGGCATAGCCTACAGAAACGGTCGTCAGTCCCACTTCGGAA from Leptolyngbya ohadii IS1 includes the following:
- a CDS encoding alpha/beta fold hydrolase, which produces MPQFQPPGFTQHIITTSLGVMVYYTPTERPWRGHPEVGEDLPPLVFLHSLGGGSSAYEWSKVYPAFAPDYRVIAPDLVGWGRSTHPVRDYQPEDYFQMVTELLEKIGEPATIVSASLTGGLMIRLAIQRPDLIRSLFLVSPAGYADFDSNYGNGLPAKIAGIPGIDRLLYSAGAANEFAVRNFLENFLFADRSRVTQEMVEAYLASAQQLNGEYSALASLRGDLCFDLSLYMRQLTVPTIFVWGEKSRFGSPAFGKRLAALNSQAVREFWTISDAGVLPHLETPAIVIGLLRKALAELEFMKAR
- a CDS encoding DUF4174 domain-containing protein, with the translated sequence MNMQLNMQAGGQSKTAFHLDNYQWHYRALLIFTPKSDYPAFQTQLAELESQKDGLCDRDLKLVSLVQNGKSYAEQTIISEPIAEQIRFQFAVEPEEFAVILVGKDGTQKHRYSHPILIEELLATIDAMPMRQYEMQHGNRPSTRMTVC
- the psbA gene encoding photosystem II q(b) protein, producing the protein MTTTLQKRDSAGLWERFCDWITSTDNRVYIGWFGVIMIPTLLSATICYIIAFIAAPPVDIDGIREPVAGSLLYGNNIITGAVIPSSNAIGLHFYPIWEAASMDEWLYNGGPYQLVVFHFLIGCFCYLGRQWELSYRLGMRPWICVAYSAPLASATAVFLIYPIGQGSFSDGMPLGISGTFNFMFVFQAEHNILMHPFHMLGVAAVFGGSLFSAMHGSLVTSSLVRETSENESQNYGYKFGQEEETYNIVAAHGYFGRLIFQYASFNNSRSLHFFLGAWPVVGIWFTALGISTMAFNLNGFNFNQSILDSQGRVVNTWADLLNRANLGMEVMHERNAHNFPLDLAAGAETPVALTAPAING
- a CDS encoding bactofilin family protein, encoding MFKRSQTPALTYISATTEIQGTLHVEGNLRVDGIIHGTVEVRGDMEISQSGLVEGPELRANNIVVQGVVKSRVVAEGRLTLTRTARLEGDVTAHSLDIEAGAHYLGHIATNDNDIDNDMKSLPLAPSYPELVGQEVPPPEHSIENSGLR
- a CDS encoding bromodomain-containing protein, with protein sequence MDFKYRWKNGTPPTRDQAASSDSLLDESQFTNEKDRQIAEEMARKQLDVPTRIPDEDRPTLPHADSHSVEGEEIL
- the ilvA gene encoding threonine ammonia-lyase, biosynthetic, whose translation is MHSDYLERILTARVYDVAQETPLEDASNLSRRLNNRLLLKREDMQSVFSFKLRGAYNKMAKLPPDLLAQGVIAASAGNHAQGVALGAKRLGTRAIIVMPVTTPQVKIDAVKARGGEVVLHGDTYDDAYAYARELEAEKGLTFIHPFDDPDVIAGQGTIGMEILRQCQQPIHAIFVAIGGGGLISGIAAYVKRLHPEIKIIGVEPVDADAMSQSLKSGERIRLPQVGLFADGVAVRQVGEETFRLCQQYIDEIILVDTDDTCAAIKDVFEDTRSILEPAGALAIAAAKTYVEREGIENQTLIAVACGANMNFDRLRFVAERAELGERREAIFAVTIPEERGSLRKFCECMGKRNLTEFNYRIADDREAHIFVGVQIENRADGARMVQTFENCGFKTLDLTDNELAKLHLRHMVGGRSPLAENELLYRFEFPERPGALMKFVTSMSPNWNISLFHYRNHGSDCGRIVVGMQVPPHEMNEWEAFLETLGYRYWDENQNPAYTLFLG